The proteins below come from a single Spirochaeta lutea genomic window:
- a CDS encoding UDP-N-acetylglucosamine 4,6-dehydratase translates to MNNPDLQMIGRTNELLAKDVESWESELSKKVEQSSFLVIGGAGSIGQAVTKEIFKRNPKKLHVVDLSENNLVELVRDIRSSFGYISGDFSTFAIDCGSVEFEAYITAQPTFDYVLNLSALKHVRSERDPYTLMRMVQVNILNTIKTIELAIKTGAKKYFCVSTDKAANPVNMMGASKRIMEQYLFSYADKITISTARFANVAFSDGSLLQGFTKRIEKNQPISAPNDVRRYFVTFEEAGQLCLMSTILGESKEIFFPKLSEELNLITFSEIAKNFLKSRGYQAVECASEDEARSSVATLKQDGRWPCYFSKSDTTGEKDFEEFFTPGEEVDLDRFSTLGVVLNSHGADQSLLRDFTQTIHSLLKRGSWEKTELVALFKTLLPNFGHKETGKYLDGKM, encoded by the coding sequence ATGAACAACCCTGATTTACAGATGATCGGTCGAACCAATGAATTATTAGCAAAGGATGTTGAGTCTTGGGAATCAGAGCTCTCAAAAAAGGTTGAGCAATCAAGTTTCTTAGTCATCGGCGGTGCGGGGTCAATTGGACAGGCAGTCACCAAGGAGATATTCAAGCGTAATCCGAAAAAGCTGCATGTTGTCGACCTAAGCGAGAACAATCTTGTAGAACTCGTCCGAGATATTCGAAGCTCTTTTGGGTATATTTCTGGTGATTTCAGTACCTTTGCCATCGATTGCGGGTCTGTGGAATTCGAGGCCTATATCACTGCCCAGCCTACTTTTGACTACGTCCTCAATCTCTCGGCTTTGAAGCATGTTCGGAGTGAACGCGATCCCTACACGCTCATGAGAATGGTGCAGGTAAATATCCTTAACACCATAAAAACTATTGAACTCGCAATTAAGACCGGAGCTAAGAAGTACTTTTGTGTATCTACCGATAAGGCAGCCAATCCGGTAAATATGATGGGTGCTTCAAAGCGAATAATGGAGCAGTACCTTTTCTCATACGCTGACAAAATCACCATATCCACGGCACGCTTTGCCAATGTGGCCTTTTCTGATGGCAGTTTATTACAAGGGTTTACGAAACGTATAGAAAAAAACCAGCCGATATCCGCCCCCAACGATGTGCGCCGGTATTTTGTGACGTTTGAAGAGGCCGGGCAGCTGTGTCTCATGTCCACCATTCTTGGGGAAAGCAAGGAGATTTTCTTTCCCAAGCTCAGTGAGGAATTGAATCTGATTACCTTCTCAGAGATCGCAAAAAACTTCCTGAAATCACGGGGTTACCAAGCTGTAGAGTGTGCATCAGAAGATGAAGCACGGTCCTCGGTAGCTACCCTTAAACAGGATGGCAGGTGGCCGTGCTATTTTTCTAAAAGTGATACGACGGGGGAAAAAGATTTTGAAGAGTTTTTCACGCCGGGAGAAGAGGTGGATTTAGACCGCTTCTCGACTCTAGGTGTTGTTTTAAACTCTCATGGAGCTGATCAATCCCTCCTACGGGATTTTACCCAAACCATCCATTCTTTACTCAAGCGGGGAAGCTGGGAGAAGACAGAATTAGTTGCATTATTCAAAACCTTATTGCCAAATTTTGGGCACAAGGAAACAGGAAAATACCTTGATGGGAAGATGTGA